A section of the Candidatus Omnitrophota bacterium genome encodes:
- the purE gene encoding 5-(carboxyamino)imidazole ribonucleotide mutase codes for MAKAIVSIIMGSSSDTQVLKETEIILERFSVPFEKRVLSAHRSPEDLVEYVKKAQDKGTKIIIAGAGGAAALAGVVAAHTVLPVIGIPMETNSLKGLDSLLSTVQMPSGVPVATMAVGKAGAKNAAILTLQILAITDKKLQRKLAAYKKELVDTVRIQNKKFKNKK; via the coding sequence ATGGCAAAAGCAATAGTTAGTATTATTATGGGCAGCTCTTCTGATACACAGGTCTTGAAAGAAACAGAAATTATCTTGGAAAGATTTTCAGTGCCTTTTGAAAAGAGAGTTCTCTCGGCTCACCGCAGCCCGGAGGATTTAGTGGAATATGTTAAAAAGGCACAGGATAAAGGCACCAAGATTATTATTGCTGGCGCTGGTGGTGCAGCAGCATTAGCCGGAGTAGTTGCTGCCCATACAGTCTTACCAGTGATCGGCATTCCTATGGAGACAAACAGTCTAAAAGGGCTTGATTCGCTTTTGTCTACTGTTCAGATGCCATCCGGCGTTCCTGTAGCAACAATGGCAGTTGGAAAGGCGGGAGCTAAAAATGCAGCTATCTTGACTTTGCAGATTCTGGCAATAACCGATAAAAAACTCCAGAGGAAATTAGCGGCCTATAAAAAAGAATTGGTTGATACAGTAAGAATTCAGAACAAGAAATTCAAGAATAAAAAATAG
- a CDS encoding bifunctional nuclease family protein, whose amino-acid sequence MIEMELNKIIIDEKRQEQAIVLKEKNGERLLPIIIGLNEASSIKIKLAGVNTPRPMTHDLLKNIIEQLGAKVVKVAIDALLSNTFHGKIFINTEDDKQKIIDARPSDSIALAVRTKSPIFVEEDVLKKAQVFKGI is encoded by the coding sequence ATGATCGAGATGGAATTAAATAAGATTATCATTGATGAAAAAAGGCAGGAACAGGCCATAGTCTTAAAGGAAAAAAACGGAGAAAGGCTCCTGCCGATAATTATTGGATTAAATGAAGCCTCAAGCATTAAGATAAAGCTTGCGGGAGTCAACACGCCCCGGCCCATGACGCACGATTTGCTCAAAAACATTATTGAACAGCTAGGGGCGAAAGTAGTAAAGGTTGCCATAGATGCACTCCTTTCTAATACATTCCACGGTAAGATTTTTATAAACACAGAGGATGATAAACAGAAGATTATCGATGCCCGTCCTTCTGATAGTATTGCCTTGGCTGTTCGCACCAAATCCCCAATTTTTGTGGAGGAAGATGTTTTAAAAAAGGCGCAAGTCTTTAAGGGTATCTAA
- a CDS encoding serine hydroxymethyltransferase, whose amino-acid sequence MQNIKRHDPVLFKLIKKELERQNANLELIASENFAPPIILETQGTCLTNKYAEGYPGRRWYGGCEDVDKIEDLAIERAKKLFGAEHVNVQPHSGSSANMAVYFSALEFGDTVLALDLACGGHLTHGHVHNFSGLFYNIVTYGVNKDSEMLDYDEIQSLAKRFKPKMIIAGACAYPRIIDFKKFRKIADSVGAYLFVDMAHIAGLVAAGLHPSPLAHAEFVTTTTHKTLRGPRSGLIMCKKEFAKRIDLMVFPGIQGGPLMHVIAAKAAALKLASTKKFRDYQRQTLNNAKALAVSLADFGFRIVSGGTDNHLLLVDLSNRSITGRDASAILDEANITVNKNLIPFDKLSPFITSGIRLGTPAVTSRGMKEHQMRKISGFIDSLLVSRVNSAAISHVRREVKKITDKFPLYTALRKI is encoded by the coding sequence ATGCAGAATATAAAAAGACATGATCCAGTATTGTTCAAGTTAATTAAAAAAGAATTAGAACGGCAGAATGCAAATCTGGAATTGATTGCCAGCGAGAATTTTGCTCCGCCTATTATACTTGAGACCCAGGGAACTTGTCTTACGAATAAATATGCCGAAGGCTATCCGGGGAGGCGCTGGTATGGGGGCTGCGAGGATGTAGATAAGATTGAGGATCTGGCAATTGAGCGGGCAAAAAAACTTTTCGGTGCAGAACATGTTAATGTCCAGCCGCATTCAGGTTCTTCTGCGAATATGGCTGTTTATTTTAGCGCTTTAGAATTTGGAGATACTGTACTTGCACTTGATCTAGCCTGCGGCGGACACCTTACTCACGGGCATGTGCATAACTTTTCCGGACTTTTTTATAATATCGTTACTTATGGTGTCAACAAAGACTCGGAAATGCTAGATTATGATGAGATACAATCTCTGGCTAAAAGATTTAAGCCAAAGATGATTATTGCAGGTGCCTGTGCCTACCCGCGTATAATAGATTTTAAGAAATTTAGAAAAATTGCTGATAGTGTTGGCGCTTATCTATTTGTGGATATGGCTCATATTGCAGGACTGGTTGCAGCAGGCCTGCATCCTTCGCCTTTGGCCCATGCTGAATTTGTTACCACGACTACTCATAAAACCTTGCGCGGTCCACGTTCTGGACTTATTATGTGTAAGAAGGAATTTGCTAAAAGAATCGATTTAATGGTCTTTCCTGGTATTCAGGGCGGACCCCTAATGCATGTCATTGCTGCCAAGGCAGCTGCGCTCAAGCTTGCTTCAACAAAAAAATTCAGAGATTATCAGCGTCAGACTTTAAATAATGCTAAGGCCCTAGCAGTCTCTTTGGCTGATTTTGGTTTTCGTATTGTTTCAGGCGGGACCGATAATCATCTTTTGTTAGTAGATCTATCAAACCGTTCTATTACTGGCCGTGATGCATCAGCAATCTTAGATGAGGCAAATATTACCGTAAATAAAAATCTTATACCTTTTGATAAATTAAGTCCTTTTATCACAAGCGGTATCAGGTTAGGGACTCCTGCTGTTACCTCCAGAGGTATGAAAGAGCACCAGATGAGAAAGATAAGTGGTTTCATTGATTCTCTTTTGGTGTCTAGGGTTAATAGCGCGGCAATCTCGCATGTTAGGCGAGAGGTTAAAAAAATAACAGATAAATTTCCTCTATATACGGCATTGAGAAAGATATGA
- a CDS encoding HD domain-containing protein — translation MKLRLSDLKKIKFLKDILRLADNSQIPIYLVGGCLRDCLLSRNREYLDFDFALSKGSLRFARRVSHKLNAPFVLLDEPHGVARVVFKNKDLIANLDFSDFRAASIEDDLGLRDFTVNALAIKLSDIFSKRIKLKQAIIDPCNGVSDLARKMIRHLSKVSFKDDPLRMLRTFSLSGRLGFRIKESTIELIKKENRLIEKISPERIREELFKIFSHKHSSNFIISLEKSGLLVRLIPEIKLMHRLKGGAYHHLDVWRHSLETLRQLENIIDVSIKKADVRKYLYEEISSFHKRFTLLKFASLMHDVGKPQTFSSKGEEIHFYGHERIGAKIAERIGERLRLSLKEIKMLKTLIYWHLRPGFMADIQDLSRRALFRYFRDTGTEAASVALLSLADQRATRGRLKRGPDRKSHEQLIRLLLRHYFSKAKKRNKPPFINGHDVIRSLRLKPGPLIGRILNEVNEAQAEGVLRNKRQALLWAKKFYKKINKLEA, via the coding sequence ATGAAACTACGTTTATCCGACCTAAAAAAGATAAAATTTCTAAAAGATATCTTACGTTTAGCAGATAATAGCCAGATACCCATCTATTTAGTAGGTGGCTGCCTGCGTGACTGCTTATTGTCAAGAAATCGAGAGTACCTAGATTTTGATTTTGCTTTATCAAAAGGCTCTCTAAGGTTTGCCAGGAGAGTCTCTCATAAATTAAATGCACCCTTTGTTTTGCTCGATGAGCCGCATGGTGTAGCGCGGGTAGTATTTAAAAATAAAGATTTAATAGCCAATCTTGATTTTTCAGATTTTCGCGCTGCTAGTATTGAAGATGATTTAGGCCTGCGGGATTTTACGGTCAATGCCTTAGCTATTAAGCTCTCTGATATCTTTTCAAAAAGGATCAAGCTAAAGCAGGCGATAATTGACCCTTGCAACGGAGTGAGTGATCTTGCAAGAAAGATGATACGTCATCTGAGCAAGGTAAGTTTCAAAGATGACCCCTTGCGCATGCTGCGTACTTTTAGCCTTTCTGGCCGCTTAGGTTTTAGGATTAAGGAATCAACAATTGAGTTGATTAAAAAAGAAAATCGTCTAATTGAGAAAATCAGCCCAGAGCGCATTCGGGAAGAGTTGTTTAAGATTTTTTCTCATAAACACTCTTCTAATTTTATTATATCCCTGGAGAAAAGCGGACTGCTTGTGAGATTGATTCCTGAGATAAAATTAATGCATAGACTCAAAGGCGGTGCTTATCACCACCTTGATGTCTGGAGGCATAGCTTAGAAACCCTAAGACAGCTAGAGAATATAATAGATGTATCAATCAAGAAGGCTGATGTTCGCAAATATCTTTATGAGGAGATATCTAGTTTTCATAAACGCTTCACTCTCCTTAAATTTGCCAGTTTAATGCATGATGTCGGAAAGCCTCAAACCTTTAGCAGTAAAGGTGAAGAGATTCATTTTTATGGACATGAACGTATCGGCGCAAAAATCGCAGAAAGAATCGGTGAGCGTTTGCGCTTATCTCTAAAAGAAATAAAGATGCTCAAAACATTAATCTATTGGCATCTGCGGCCTGGTTTTATGGCAGATATCCAAGATTTAAGCCGGCGGGCATTATTCAGATATTTCCGCGATACTGGTACTGAGGCAGCAAGCGTTGCCTTGCTTTCTTTGGCAGATCAGCGTGCAACCAGAGGCAGGCTAAAGAGAGGTCCAGATAGAAAAAGTCACGAACAGCTTATAAGACTACTTCTGCGCCACTATTTTAGCAAGGCAAAAAAGAGAAATAAGCCGCCATTTATCAATGGTCATGATGTTATACGCAGTCTGCGTTTAAAACCAGGGCCTTTAATTGGCAGGATTTTAAATGAGGTAAATGAGGCTCAGGCAGAAGGTGTATTAAGGAATAAACGCCAGGCGCTCTTATGGGCGAAGAAATTTTATAAAAAAATAAATAAACTCGAGGCATAA
- the rpiB gene encoding ribose 5-phosphate isomerase B, producing MRIAIGSDHRGYFLKGKLKNFLRSNKVPAIDVGTHSPKSCDYPLFAKRVAHLVSQARVDYGILICKTGIGSAIAANKIKNIRAALCYNIKAARFSRQHNNANILVLGSDFVSEDRAKRIVQEWLSTNFGGGRHERRLKQITNIEEE from the coding sequence ATAAGAATAGCTATTGGTAGTGATCATAGAGGGTATTTTCTAAAAGGCAAGCTTAAGAATTTTTTAAGAAGCAATAAAGTGCCAGCTATTGATGTTGGTACGCATTCTCCTAAGTCTTGTGATTATCCGCTGTTTGCTAAAAGGGTTGCGCATCTGGTTTCTCAAGCAAGAGTAGATTACGGAATTTTAATATGTAAGACTGGAATCGGAAGCGCAATAGCAGCAAATAAAATCAAGAATATACGCGCAGCACTTTGTTATAATATAAAGGCAGCTAGATTTTCTCGCCAGCACAACAACGCCAATATCTTGGTGTTGGGTTCAGATTTTGTTAGTGAGGATCGTGCTAAAAGGATAGTGCAAGAGTGGTTATCGACTAACTTCGGCGGCGGCCGGCACGAAAGAAGGTTAAAACAGATTACTAATATTGAGGAAGAATAG
- a CDS encoding DUF933 domain-containing protein, which translates to MKIGIIGLPQTGKKTLFGLLTESRHDKDADVKRPLTGIARIREPRLDLLVDVYKPKKYQQARIEVALLETIEKDSISSGKIFKDIFDMDAICHVVRAFGDDTIYHVNGEVNPERDIKTINDELIMHDSIFIEKRLERIENDKTKSNSDILAKEKILLLKLKEHLEKELPLRLFKLEQEEKKILTSYPLLSFKEVVTLLNINENDLKDETLLKKLQNKFASDKQLFMQACLKIEAEIASLDSDQERSEFLRDLGIGESALECLSRISIQALGLISFFTVVSSEVRQWTIKAGSNILDAAGAIHKDMQRGFIRAEIIKFADLKQLGSEEAVKAAGKFCLKGKDYIVEDGDIIKVRFSV; encoded by the coding sequence ATGAAGATTGGCATAATTGGTCTACCCCAAACTGGTAAGAAAACCCTCTTTGGTCTTTTGACTGAATCAAGGCACGATAAAGATGCTGATGTTAAACGGCCGCTTACTGGTATAGCCCGAATAAGAGAGCCTCGCCTTGATTTATTAGTAGACGTTTATAAGCCTAAGAAGTACCAGCAGGCCAGGATTGAGGTTGCACTCCTGGAGACGATTGAGAAAGATTCAATATCGAGTGGAAAAATCTTTAAGGATATTTTTGATATGGACGCCATCTGTCATGTTGTAAGGGCGTTTGGCGATGATACCATATATCATGTAAACGGCGAAGTCAATCCTGAGCGCGATATCAAGACAATCAACGACGAGCTGATTATGCACGATTCGATTTTTATTGAAAAGCGCTTAGAAAGGATTGAGAATGATAAGACCAAGAGCAATAGTGACATTTTGGCCAAAGAGAAAATCCTGCTTTTAAAATTAAAAGAGCATCTTGAGAAGGAATTGCCGCTTCGATTGTTTAAGCTAGAGCAAGAAGAGAAGAAGATCTTAACAAGTTATCCTTTGTTGAGTTTTAAAGAAGTGGTTACACTGCTTAATATTAACGAAAATGATTTGAAGGATGAGACCCTGCTTAAAAAACTACAAAATAAGTTTGCCTCTGATAAACAATTGTTTATGCAGGCCTGTTTAAAGATCGAAGCAGAGATAGCCTCATTGGATTCAGATCAAGAAAGATCAGAGTTCCTTAGAGACTTAGGGATTGGTGAATCTGCGCTTGAGTGTTTAAGCCGCATATCTATACAGGCATTAGGCCTTATATCTTTTTTTACGGTGGTTTCCTCTGAAGTTAGGCAGTGGACTATTAAAGCAGGCTCCAATATTCTAGATGCAGCCGGAGCAATACATAAAGATATGCAACGCGGTTTTATCAGAGCCGAGATTATTAAATTTGCCGATTTAAAGCAATTGGGAAGTGAGGAGGCAGTTAAGGCTGCTGGAAAATTCTGCCTAAAGGGTAAGGATTATATAGTTGAAGACGGTGATATTATAAAAGTGAGATTCAGTGTTTAA
- a CDS encoding NUDIX hydrolase: MAQEIFKHIKDRDASLREITFALNDETCFACFKDNAPGYIKYITYKLSKGPFSTIDIIIKVKGGIILIERSNPPFGWALPGGFLDYGESLEEAAIREAKEETGLDIYDLAQFRAYSEPDRDPRFHTVSNVFTAKAKGKPCASSDAKAVGIFDYSKIKNMQLAFDHNKIISDYFNAHN, from the coding sequence ATGGCCCAGGAGATATTTAAGCACATTAAAGATAGAGATGCTAGTTTAAGAGAAATCACATTTGCACTTAATGATGAGACCTGCTTTGCTTGTTTTAAAGACAACGCCCCAGGATATATTAAATACATTACTTATAAACTTTCAAAAGGGCCATTTTCTACTATTGATATTATTATTAAAGTTAAAGGCGGCATTATTTTGATAGAAAGAAGCAATCCTCCCTTTGGCTGGGCATTGCCAGGTGGATTTCTTGATTATGGAGAGAGTTTAGAGGAGGCAGCAATACGCGAGGCAAAAGAAGAGACAGGTCTGGACATATATGATCTGGCTCAGTTCCGCGCCTATTCTGAACCTGATAGAGATCCTCGTTTTCACACAGTTTCGAATGTGTTCACTGCCAAGGCCAAGGGTAAACCTTGCGCTTCTTCTGACGCCAAGGCTGTGGGAATATTTGACTATAGCAAGATAAAGAATATGCAACTTGCCTTTGATCACAATAAGATTATATCGGATTATTTTAATGCTCATAATTGA
- a CDS encoding RNA 3'-terminal phosphate cyclase produces MLIIDGDYSEGGGQILRTAVALSIITRQPLKVINIRKRRPKPGLRPQHLAVLKALAEISKATTSGFDIGSQEIEFEPTYFASLDSQLEIDTQTSAAIGLVLQPLLLVAAFATSGLLCRIYGGTSGLGAMPVDYYKDIILPVLRHIGLRVDLEIIRYGFYPKGGGQVSLFVDGIKSSKPLIRETQGKIKNINGLSVASKELADKEVAQRQAKAGEDYLKRSFDCPIKIDSLYVDTESVGSQISLFAHTNKGVRLGADARGEKGKASESVGRDAACLLEEEIASGAAVDRHLADNLIPWLALLGGRLKIARLTSHTKTNIWVCEQFFGKIFRVEENEVSTGGCYAAIKKAKV; encoded by the coding sequence ATGCTCATAATTGACGGGGATTACTCTGAGGGTGGCGGGCAAATCCTGCGTACTGCAGTTGCACTTTCTATAATTACCAGACAGCCCCTTAAGGTAATCAATATTAGAAAGCGAAGACCCAAGCCTGGTTTAAGACCTCAGCATTTAGCTGTTCTTAAGGCGTTAGCTGAAATTAGTAAGGCGACTACGAGTGGTTTTGATATCGGATCGCAAGAGATAGAATTTGAACCAACTTATTTTGCTAGCTTAGATTCTCAACTTGAAATAGACACCCAAACATCAGCTGCTATAGGTCTAGTATTACAGCCTTTATTGTTGGTAGCTGCTTTTGCAACGTCCGGACTTTTATGTCGTATTTATGGAGGCACATCTGGTTTGGGTGCCATGCCCGTTGATTATTACAAAGATATAATTTTACCTGTTTTAAGGCATATTGGTTTAAGAGTTGATTTAGAGATTATTCGTTATGGTTTTTATCCTAAAGGCGGTGGGCAAGTCAGTCTGTTTGTAGATGGCATCAAGAGCAGCAAACCTTTAATCAGAGAAACTCAAGGAAAAATCAAAAATATTAATGGTTTAAGTGTTGCCAGTAAAGAACTAGCAGACAAGGAGGTAGCTCAGCGACAGGCAAAGGCTGGCGAAGATTATCTTAAGAGAAGTTTTGATTGTCCGATTAAGATAGATTCACTTTATGTAGATACTGAGTCTGTTGGTTCGCAGATTAGTCTTTTTGCCCATACTAATAAAGGCGTGCGTTTGGGCGCTGATGCAAGAGGTGAAAAGGGCAAGGCCTCAGAAAGCGTTGGAAGGGATGCAGCATGCCTCTTGGAAGAAGAGATAGCCAGCGGTGCTGCTGTAGATAGACATCTTGCAGATAACCTTATTCCTTGGCTTGCGCTTTTAGGCGGCAGACTAAAAATCGCAAGATTGACTAGCCACACAAAAACCAATATCTGGGTTTGTGAGCAATTTTTTGGTAAAATATTTAGGGTAGAAGAAAATGAGGTGTCAACAGGAGGATGTTATGCGGCCATTAAAAAAGCAAAAGTATAA
- the nrdR gene encoding transcriptional regulator NrdR, translating into MKCPHCGYKEDKVVDSRSTADTTAVRRRRECLKCANRFTTYEYIELTPLLVIKKDSRREHFERQKIINGLLKACEKRPIGIEQLEELVSRIERTLRRKFDKEVDSKYIGELVMEYLAKTDEVAYVRFASVYRQFKDVGQFMKELKVFLNK; encoded by the coding sequence ATGAAATGTCCACATTGTGGATATAAGGAAGATAAGGTAGTGGATTCGCGCTCAACCGCAGATACTACTGCTGTGCGCCGTCGCAGAGAATGCCTTAAATGCGCCAATCGTTTTACAACCTATGAATATATAGAACTGACGCCCCTTTTGGTAATAAAAAAAGACAGCCGCAGGGAGCATTTTGAACGCCAGAAGATTATTAACGGACTTCTTAAGGCATGCGAGAAGCGGCCGATAGGCATTGAGCAGTTGGAAGAACTTGTTAGCCGCATAGAAAGGACGCTGCGGCGAAAATTTGATAAAGAGGTCGACTCTAAATATATTGGCGAGCTTGTAATGGAATATTTAGCAAAGACAGATGAAGTGGCATACGTCAGATTTGCTTCTGTGTATCGACAATTCAAGGATGTAGGTCAATTTATGAAGGAGTTGAAGGTATTTCTTAATAAATAA
- a CDS encoding threonylcarbamoyl-AMP synthase — MQTKIFKMSEESIDYKALTDCVQIMEKGGIVAFPTETVYGLGVNRDSNQALRRLSEIKKRSLNKQFSVHIGPYQRIEDFTSDNSSSIYKLIDKFWPGPLTLILKAKRRGEKVGLRCPSNRIAQELINRAVNVIAATSANSSGEEPAVDPRRVLDEFNGNIDALIDSGRTELAKESSIVDLSEESPKLLRIAAIGKEKIEKVLNTKVVLFVCTGNSCRSVMAAVLLKEKLKSDAKDDIEVIDAGIATLGGISASQPSIELLARVGIDASKHLSTQLTRRMIRKADLIFAMARIHEKHILSLAPEAKNRLYLLKEFGQEKDVSKTDIDIVDPIGRSMEVYEDCFNIIKQSIERVSELI, encoded by the coding sequence ATGCAGACTAAGATTTTTAAGATGAGTGAGGAGTCTATTGATTATAAGGCATTGACTGATTGTGTCCAGATTATGGAAAAAGGAGGCATTGTTGCCTTTCCTACGGAAACAGTCTATGGTCTAGGCGTTAATCGCGATAGCAATCAAGCCTTAAGACGCCTATCTGAGATTAAGAAGCGGTCTTTAAATAAGCAGTTCAGCGTGCATATTGGACCATATCAGCGAATAGAAGATTTTACTTCTGATAATTCAAGCAGTATTTATAAACTCATCGATAAATTTTGGCCAGGACCCTTGACCTTAATTCTTAAAGCGAAAAGGCGAGGCGAAAAGGTAGGTTTACGTTGTCCTTCCAATAGAATAGCACAGGAATTAATTAATAGGGCAGTTAATGTGATTGCAGCAACCTCTGCCAATTCATCGGGTGAGGAGCCGGCAGTTGATCCCCGGAGAGTTTTAGATGAATTTAACGGCAATATTGATGCGTTGATAGATTCAGGTAGAACTGAACTGGCTAAGGAATCTTCTATCGTTGATTTATCAGAGGAAAGCCCTAAATTATTGAGAATCGCAGCCATAGGAAAAGAGAAAATAGAAAAGGTACTAAATACGAAAGTTGTGCTTTTTGTTTGTACTGGGAATTCATGTCGTTCTGTTATGGCAGCTGTCTTGTTAAAGGAAAAGCTTAAAAGTGATGCTAAAGATGATATTGAGGTTATTGACGCAGGTATTGCTACATTAGGTGGTATTTCAGCATCGCAACCTAGTATAGAACTCCTAGCGCGCGTTGGCATTGATGCCTCCAAACATCTTTCTACTCAATTGACGCGCAGAATGATTAGAAAGGCAGATTTGATTTTTGCTATGGCCAGAATTCATGAAAAGCATATCTTGTCTTTAGCGCCCGAGGCAAAAAATCGCCTGTATCTTTTAAAGGAGTTTGGCCAGGAAAAAGACGTCTCCAAGACAGATATAGACATAGTTGATCCGATAGGCAGGTCAATGGAGGTTTATGAGGATTGTTTCAATATAATAAAACAATCAATAGAAAGGGTGAGTGAGCTTATATGA
- a CDS encoding cytidine/deoxycytidylate deaminase family protein — translation MKKSISQRKRADRRPSWDEYFMDIAKLVGKRSTCLRRRVGAIIVKNRRILATGYNGTPCGIRHCDEVGCIRIKLKVPSGQRHELCRGLHAEQNVLLQAALYGISVESASLYITNQPCIICAKMIINAGIEEVVIADGYPDTMAKEFLKEAKIKIRRFKK, via the coding sequence ATGAAGAAATCAATCTCGCAGCGAAAACGAGCTGATAGGAGACCTAGTTGGGATGAGTATTTTATGGATATTGCTAAACTGGTCGGAAAACGCTCTACCTGTTTAAGAAGACGCGTGGGCGCTATCATTGTTAAGAACAGAAGGATCTTGGCAACAGGCTACAATGGAACGCCTTGCGGGATCAGACACTGTGATGAAGTTGGCTGTATAAGGATTAAATTAAAAGTTCCAAGTGGCCAGCGCCACGAACTCTGTCGTGGTTTGCATGCAGAACAAAATGTGCTCCTGCAGGCTGCGCTTTACGGTATCAGTGTTGAGAGTGCCTCTCTCTATATTACTAATCAGCCCTGTATTATTTGTGCCAAGATGATAATAAATGCAGGAATAGAGGAAGTTGTGATTGCTGATGGTTATCCCGATACTATGGCTAAAGAATTTTTGAAAGAAGCAAAGATAAAGATAAGACGATTTAAGAAATGA
- the purD gene encoding phosphoribosylamine--glycine ligase encodes MKILVLGSGGREHTLVYKIGQSSLVDKIFCIPGNAGIAQDGAECVNISLDDQQGLIEFAKREAVDLTVVGPEVPLAEGIVDAFEAAGLKIFGPRKQAAQLESSKIFAKNLLRKYNVPTADFKIFSDLKQALSFLRSKDFPQVIKADGLAAGKGVRIVNSYPEAKVAVEDMMQKKIFQKAGERILVEECLIGDEVSIMVLTDSETILPLVSSQDHKRVFDNDSGPNTGGMGAYSPAAIGGDLFKQIIDSIVVPVISGLKKQGIVYKGVLYVGIMLTSEGPKVLEFNVRFGDPETQVILPRLKTDIVRVFQAVVEARLKDIELDWDERSCVCVVLASGGYPGHYEKNKPISGLGNLAKDKDVFVFHAGTKFYNGELVTSGGRVLGISALGPTLDEAITRMYEAVSQISFKAMHFRKDIAQRALKPSVSVGFDPGIELKRNVK; translated from the coding sequence ATGAAGATTCTAGTTTTAGGTAGCGGCGGAAGAGAACACACACTGGTTTATAAGATTGGCCAGTCTTCTTTGGTAGATAAGATATTTTGCATTCCGGGTAATGCTGGAATAGCTCAAGATGGCGCAGAGTGTGTTAATATTTCACTAGATGATCAGCAGGGATTAATTGAATTCGCAAAGCGTGAAGCAGTTGATCTTACTGTTGTCGGACCTGAAGTTCCTCTGGCTGAGGGCATTGTAGATGCATTCGAGGCAGCTGGTTTAAAAATTTTTGGCCCGAGAAAACAAGCAGCTCAATTAGAATCAAGCAAGATATTCGCCAAGAATTTGCTTAGAAAATATAATGTTCCTACAGCTGATTTTAAAATATTCTCTGATCTTAAGCAGGCCCTTAGCTTCCTGCGCTCTAAGGATTTTCCTCAGGTGATAAAGGCCGATGGCCTAGCTGCTGGTAAAGGGGTGAGGATAGTAAATTCTTACCCTGAGGCTAAAGTAGCAGTCGAGGATATGATGCAGAAGAAGATCTTTCAGAAAGCAGGAGAAAGAATCCTGGTTGAGGAGTGTTTGATAGGCGATGAGGTTTCGATTATGGTCTTAACTGATTCTGAAACAATCCTGCCTCTTGTATCGAGTCAGGACCATAAGAGGGTATTTGATAATGATAGCGGCCCAAACACAGGTGGAATGGGCGCATATTCTCCTGCAGCAATCGGAGGCGATTTATTTAAACAGATTATAGATTCTATCGTAGTTCCTGTCATCTCTGGTCTTAAAAAACAGGGCATTGTTTATAAGGGTGTACTTTATGTAGGTATTATGCTTACCTCAGAAGGTCCAAAGGTCTTAGAGTTTAATGTACGTTTTGGTGATCCGGAAACGCAGGTTATATTACCGCGTCTAAAAACAGATATAGTTAGAGTTTTTCAGGCTGTGGTAGAGGCGAGATTAAAAGATATAGAATTAGATTGGGATGAACGCAGTTGTGTCTGCGTTGTGTTAGCCTCTGGCGGATATCCTGGTCACTACGAAAAGAACAAGCCAATATCTGGTTTAGGCAATCTGGCTAAAGATAAAGATGTATTTGTTTTTCATGCTGGGACAAAATTTTATAACGGAGAATTGGTTACCTCAGGAGGCAGGGTATTAGGAATAAGTGCCTTGGGCCCTACTCTAGATGAAGCAATCACTCGTATGTATGAGGCAGTATCACAGATTTCATTTAAGGCTATGCATTTTCGAAAGGACATTGCCCAGAGGGCATTGAAGCCGAGTGTTTCTGTGGGTTTTGATCCCGGGATAGAGTTAAAGAGAAACGTTAAATAG